In the Anastrepha obliqua isolate idAnaObli1 chromosome 1, idAnaObli1_1.0, whole genome shotgun sequence genome, one interval contains:
- the LOC129240615 gene encoding DNA-directed RNA polymerase III subunit RPC3, which produces MSIEYANLCSVVVKLVFGETVQTVSDCLFCAVSRTLPAIVKSTKLSRKEAAMALSVLIKYQLVVFTPCESNPYLAEYSLKREEIFYILRYPGYVQLIHTKYGTVGAAIAEELLHGGPQTATNTILKCIANSEAKEKVESYRDNFLAMVSDNYLIRLPQLASAEGEPVPKLQIDAYQYFVPPDINLQFVAQVQAGKEKVEGAADASIFWHINFSRFHQDFRDTIMIGAIERKLGTSASECFKYILKQMYERTDPWQRECSNPFTLAEIKQMIEKKSNNLDLIKHLDQYVSLLADDPLGFIRKIGEMGGGQYVVDLRHAFKELTLSWFGRVITERYGSKASRIFRIIHMKKFIEQEELQKEAMIPAREAKLLSYYLFHDQFIQLKTIRKAGGGGTGPAKSFFLFHFKPKQSVRMILNICYKALYNTIERSNFEKSEHKRLIDKSQKLDSIVATMKERGESAEYIDEILETLTPPEREILEKVKSRIKTLSKAELTIDSSIFLLQMYLHHSKETTSLASKEKK; this is translated from the exons ATGTCTATTGAATATGCAAATCTTTGTTCGGTGGTGGTAAAACTAGTATTTGGCGAGACAGTACAGACTGTTTCTGATTGTTTATTCTGCGCCGTTTCACGCACGTTGCCGGCTATAGTAAAATCCACGAAGTTGTCACGCAAGGAG gctGCCATGGCATTGTCAGTGCTGATTAAATATCAACTAGTGGTTTTTACACCCTGCGAATCCAATCCGTATTTAGCTGAATATTCGCTGAAACGCGAAGAAATTTTCTACATACTCCGCTATCCAGG CTACGTACAACTGATACATACTAAGTATGGCACGGTTGGCGCCGCTATTGCTGAAGAGTTATTGCACGGCGGCCCACAAACGGCCACAAATACAATACTCAAATGCATTGCTAACTCTGAGGCCAAGGAAAAAGTAgaatcatatcgcgataacttCTTGGCTATGGTGAGCGATAATTACCTTATCCGATTGCCACAACTAGCATCTGCTGAAGGGGAGCCGGTTCCGAAATTGCAAATCGATGCATACCAATACTTTGTGCCTCCCGACATCAATCTGCAGTTTGTAGCGCAAGTGCAGGCGGGCAAAGAAAAAGTGGAAGGAGCTGCCGATGCTAGCATTTTTTGGCACATAAATTTCAGTCGCTTTCATCAAGATTTTCGAGATACGATAATGATTGGTGCCATTGAGCGAAAACTAGGAACCAGCGCCAGTGAATGCTTCAAATACATACTTAAGCAAATGTACGAGCGTACGGATCCATGGCAAAGG GAATGTTCGAATCCCTTCACTTTggctgaaataaaacaaatgattgAAAAGAAGTCCAACAACTTGGATTTAATAAAGCATTTGGATCAGTATGTGTCATTATTGG CTGATGATCCATTGGGCTTCATACGAAAAATTGGTGAAATGGGTGGTGGTCAGTATGTTGTGGATTTGAGGCACGCCTTCAAAGAGCTAACATTATCCTGGTTCGGACGTGTGATAACAGAACGCTATGGCTCAAAAGCGTCACGAATTTTTCGCATAATACACATGAAAAAATTCATCGAGCAGGAAGAACTGCAAAAGGAGGCGATGATACCGGCGCGAGAGGCAAAGCTGCTTTCTTACTACCTATTCCACGATCAATTTATACAACTCAAAACAATCCGGAAGGCAGGCGGCGGTGGCACAGGACCAGCTAAATCGttctttttgtttcatttcaaacCTAAACAG AGCGTCCGgatgatattaaatatttgctacAAAGCTTTATACAACACAATTGAGCGTTCTAATTTTGAGAAGTCTGAACACAAGCGATTGATCGACAAGTCACAAAAGCTCGACAGCATTGTTGCTACGATGAAGGAGCGTGGGGAATCCGCGGAGTACATAGACGAA ATACTTGAAACTCTGACGCCACCCGAAAGAGAAATACTAGAAAAAGTAAAATCTCGCATCAAGACACTCTCGAAAGCGGAACTCACCATCGATAGTAGTATATTTTTGTTACAAATGTATTTGCACCACTCCAAGGAAACAACGTCGCTTGCgagtaaagaaaaaaagtga